ATTCCGAACTTGATTCGGAATCCAAATAGTCCTTTTCTAGATTCCAGCTTTCGCTGGAATGACTTTTATTCCTTCGCCACCCTTAACACTTCCTCTATAGTTGTAATGCCTTCCAATGTTTTAAGATACCCATCCTGCAAAAGCGTAACCATACCCTCACCTACCGCGTCCTTTTCAATATCGCTTTCAGGTCTTCTCTCCAGAATTAGTTTTGCGATTTTGGAACTTACCGTCATAACCTCAAAAATTCCAACTCTCCCCAAATACCCTTGTTGACTGCATTTATCGCAACCTTTTCCGCGGTACAAATACACTTTCCCC
The genomic region above belongs to Patescibacteria group bacterium and contains:
- a CDS encoding type II secretion system protein GspE produces the protein GKVYLYRGKGCDKCSQQGYLGRVGIFEVMTVSSKIAKLILERRPESDIEKDAVGEGMVTLLQDGYLKTLEGITTIEEVLRVAKE